One stretch of Streptomyces hygroscopicus DNA includes these proteins:
- a CDS encoding TetR family transcriptional regulator translates to MSESKVDQRDETAKPRRRQARGERRIQQLLDAAAQVFCRTGYTSASTNAIAREAGVSPGTLYQFFPNKEAIAVELGERLNRRMVETHGTVFTPENVALPLGELLDTILDPMIEFNCANPAFLALIQSSDAPGRLLEEHAELHDAIQDRISELIGVRNPDLSPERRTHTTTMAFALFKAGLTLILGHEGTEREAYVAELKTALYGYLAPVLGTGGVSARP, encoded by the coding sequence GTGAGCGAGAGCAAGGTGGATCAGCGCGACGAAACGGCGAAGCCGCGCCGCAGACAGGCGCGCGGTGAGCGCCGGATCCAGCAGCTCCTCGACGCCGCCGCCCAGGTCTTCTGCCGCACCGGCTACACCTCGGCGAGCACCAACGCCATCGCCCGCGAGGCCGGGGTCTCCCCCGGCACGCTGTACCAGTTCTTCCCGAACAAGGAGGCCATCGCCGTCGAGCTCGGCGAGCGCCTCAACCGCCGGATGGTGGAGACCCACGGAACGGTCTTCACGCCCGAGAACGTCGCACTGCCCCTCGGCGAGCTGCTCGACACGATCCTCGACCCGATGATCGAGTTCAATTGCGCGAATCCGGCCTTCCTGGCCCTGATCCAGTCCTCCGACGCACCGGGCCGGCTCCTCGAAGAACACGCCGAACTGCACGACGCGATCCAGGACCGCATCAGCGAGCTGATCGGCGTCCGCAACCCCGACCTCTCCCCCGAGCGCCGCACCCACACCACCACCATGGCGTTCGCCCTGTTCAAGGCCGGGCTGACGCTGATCCTCGGCCATGAAGGCACGGAACGGGAGGCGTACGTCGCGGAGTTGAAGACCGCCCTGTACGGCTATCTCGCCCCGGTGCTCGGCACCGGGGGAGTCAGCGCCCGCCCCTGA
- a CDS encoding helicase, which produces MLKLAVVEGVLERITYANEENGYTVARVDTGRGSGDLLTVVGSLLGAQPGESLRMEGRWGSHPQYGKQFTVENYQTVLPATVQGIRRYLGSGLIKGIGPRIADRITEHFGVDTLDVIEERPERLVEVPGLGPKRTKMIAAAWEEQKAIKEVMVFLQGVGVSTSIAVRIYKKYGDASISVVKNEPYRLAADVWGIGFLTADKIAQSVGIPHDSPDRVKAGLQYALSQSADQGHCYLPEEQLIADAVKLLQVDTGLVIDCLGELAAEAEGVVREPVPGPADGEPVSAVYLVPFHRAEISLAGQVLRLLRTQEDRLPAFGDVDWDKALDWLASRTGADLAPEQSQAVRLALTEKVAVLTGGPGCGKSFTVRSVVELARAKKAKVVLAAPTGRAAKRLSELTGAEASTVHRLLELRPGGDAAYDRDRPLDADLVVVDEASMLDLLLANKLVKAVPPGAHLLFVGDVDQLPSVGAGEVLRDLLAPGSPVPAVRLTRIFRQAQQSGVVTNAHRINEGVPPVTRGLSDFFLFVEDDTEEAGRLTVDVAARRIPAKFGLDPRRDVQVLAPMHRGPAGAGTLNGLLQQAITPARPDLPERRLGGRVFRVGDKVTQIRNNYEKGANGVFNGTVGVVTSLDTDEQRLTVRTDEDEEVPYDFDELDELAHAYAVTIHRSQGSEYPAVVIPVTTGAWMMLQRNLLYTAVTRAKRLVVLVGSRRALGQAVRTVSAGRRCTALDHRLGGDVTVERVKRVSER; this is translated from the coding sequence ATGCTCAAACTCGCGGTGGTCGAAGGGGTCCTGGAGCGGATCACCTACGCCAATGAGGAGAACGGCTATACGGTCGCGCGGGTCGACACCGGCCGGGGCTCCGGCGATCTGCTGACCGTCGTCGGCTCGCTGCTGGGCGCCCAGCCGGGCGAGTCACTGCGGATGGAGGGCCGCTGGGGTTCCCATCCGCAATATGGCAAACAGTTCACCGTCGAGAACTACCAGACCGTCCTCCCCGCCACCGTCCAGGGCATCCGGCGCTATCTCGGCTCGGGGCTGATCAAGGGCATCGGCCCCCGGATCGCCGACCGGATCACCGAGCACTTCGGCGTCGACACCCTCGATGTCATCGAGGAGCGGCCCGAGCGGCTGGTCGAGGTCCCGGGCCTCGGCCCCAAGCGCACCAAGATGATCGCCGCGGCCTGGGAGGAGCAGAAGGCCATCAAGGAGGTGATGGTCTTCCTCCAGGGGGTGGGCGTCTCCACCTCCATCGCGGTGCGGATCTACAAGAAGTACGGCGACGCGTCGATTTCGGTCGTGAAGAACGAGCCGTACCGGCTGGCGGCCGACGTCTGGGGCATCGGCTTCCTCACCGCCGACAAGATCGCCCAGTCGGTCGGCATTCCGCATGACAGCCCCGACCGGGTGAAGGCCGGCCTGCAGTACGCGCTGTCCCAGTCCGCCGACCAGGGCCACTGCTATCTCCCCGAGGAGCAACTCATCGCGGACGCCGTGAAGTTGCTCCAGGTGGACACCGGTCTGGTCATCGACTGCCTGGGGGAGCTCGCGGCCGAGGCCGAGGGCGTGGTGCGCGAGCCGGTCCCGGGCCCGGCGGACGGCGAGCCGGTATCCGCCGTCTATCTGGTGCCCTTCCACCGCGCCGAGATCTCCCTCGCCGGCCAGGTGCTGCGGCTGCTGCGCACCCAGGAGGACCGGCTGCCCGCCTTCGGGGACGTGGACTGGGACAAGGCGCTGGACTGGCTGGCGAGCCGCACCGGGGCCGATCTGGCGCCCGAGCAGAGCCAGGCGGTGCGGCTCGCGCTGACCGAGAAGGTCGCGGTGCTCACCGGCGGGCCGGGCTGCGGCAAGTCCTTCACCGTGCGGTCCGTGGTGGAGCTGGCCCGCGCCAAGAAGGCGAAGGTGGTGCTCGCGGCGCCCACCGGCCGGGCCGCCAAGCGGCTGTCCGAGCTGACCGGCGCCGAGGCGTCCACCGTCCACCGGCTGCTGGAGCTCAGGCCCGGCGGGGACGCGGCGTATGACAGGGACCGCCCGCTCGACGCGGATCTGGTGGTGGTCGACGAGGCGTCGATGCTCGATCTGCTGCTGGCCAACAAGCTGGTCAAGGCGGTCCCGCCCGGCGCCCATCTGCTCTTCGTCGGGGATGTGGACCAGCTCCCCAGCGTGGGCGCCGGGGAGGTGCTGCGCGATCTGCTGGCCCCCGGCAGCCCCGTCCCGGCGGTGCGGCTGACCCGGATCTTCCGCCAGGCCCAGCAGTCCGGTGTGGTCACCAACGCCCACCGGATCAACGAGGGGGTGCCGCCGGTCACCCGGGGCCTGTCGGATTTCTTTCTCTTCGTCGAGGACGACACGGAGGAGGCCGGGCGGCTCACGGTCGATGTCGCGGCCCGCCGTATCCCCGCCAAGTTCGGTCTCGACCCCCGCCGTGACGTGCAGGTTCTGGCCCCGATGCACCGCGGCCCGGCGGGCGCGGGCACGCTCAACGGACTGCTTCAGCAGGCCATCACCCCGGCCCGCCCGGACCTCCCGGAGCGCCGCCTCGGAGGCCGGGTCTTCCGGGTCGGCGACAAGGTGACCCAGATCCGTAACAATTATGAGAAAGGGGCCAACGGGGTCTTCAACGGCACGGTTGGCGTCGTCACCTCACTCGACACCGATGAGCAGCGGCTGACCGTGCGGACGGACGAGGACGAGGAGGTACCGTACGACTTCGACGAGCTGGACGAGCTGGCTCATGCCTATGCGGTGACCATCCACCGGTCACAGGGCAGTGAGTACCCGGCCGTCGTGATTCCGGTGACCACCGGGGCCTGGATGATGTTGCAGCGCAACCTCCTGTACACGGCGGTGACCCGTGCCAAGCGCCTTGTGGTGCTGGTCGGCTCGCGCCGCGCGCTGGGGCAGGCGGTGCGCACCGTCTCGGCGGGGAGGCGCTGTACCGCGCTGGATCACCGACTCGGCGGCGATGTGACAGTCGAGCGTGTCAAGAGGGTTTCCGAACGATGA
- a CDS encoding D-ribose transporter ATP binding protein, with translation MSAESERSSPAGAELLRMEGVRKTFPGVIALDGVDFDLRRGEVHVLLGENGAGKSTLIKMLSGAHRPDGGRILVDGGPVRINGAQDAERLGIATIYQEFNLVPDLTVAENIFLGRQPRRFGMIDRKAMDERAAELLARVGVDVSPRTRVRDLGIARLQMVEIAKALSLDARVLIMDEPTAVLTTEEVDKLFRIVRTLRTDGVGVVFITHHLEEIAALGDRVTVLRDGRSVTQVPATTEQDELVRLMVGRSIEQQYPRERTDAGDPLLKVRGLTRNGSFQDIGFDVRAGEVVGLAGLVGAGRTEVVRALFGADPYDSGSVEVLGRPLARHDVVAAMRAGIGLVPEDRKGQGLVLDGTVQENLGLVTLRAATRAGLVDRAAQRSAAAGVAERLAVRMAGLDQRVRTLSGGNQQKVVIGKWLLADSKVLILDEPTRGIDVGAKVEIYQLINELTASGHAVLMISSDLPEVLGMSDRVLVMAQGRISGELTAREATQDAVMALAVKDVKGADEGVGGNEKEGSRGH, from the coding sequence ATGAGTGCCGAGTCCGAGCGGTCCTCCCCCGCCGGGGCGGAGCTGCTGCGCATGGAGGGCGTCCGTAAGACCTTCCCCGGGGTGATCGCCCTGGACGGGGTGGACTTCGATCTGCGCCGGGGCGAAGTGCACGTCCTCCTGGGCGAGAACGGCGCGGGCAAGTCCACGCTGATCAAGATGCTCTCCGGCGCGCACCGCCCCGACGGGGGCCGGATCCTGGTCGACGGCGGCCCGGTGCGCATCAACGGCGCGCAGGACGCCGAGCGGCTCGGAATCGCCACCATCTACCAGGAGTTCAACCTCGTCCCGGACCTCACCGTGGCCGAGAACATCTTCCTGGGCCGCCAGCCGCGCCGCTTCGGCATGATCGACCGCAAGGCCATGGACGAGCGCGCCGCCGAGCTGCTGGCCCGCGTCGGGGTGGACGTCTCGCCCCGGACCCGCGTCCGGGACCTCGGCATCGCCCGGCTGCAGATGGTGGAGATCGCCAAGGCGCTGAGCCTGGACGCCCGCGTCCTGATCATGGACGAGCCGACCGCCGTGCTCACCACCGAGGAGGTCGACAAGCTCTTCCGGATCGTGCGCACGCTGCGCACGGACGGAGTGGGCGTCGTCTTCATCACCCATCACCTGGAGGAGATCGCCGCCCTGGGCGACCGCGTCACCGTGCTGCGCGACGGCCGCAGCGTCACCCAGGTCCCGGCCACCACCGAACAGGACGAGCTGGTGCGGCTGATGGTGGGCCGCTCCATCGAGCAGCAGTACCCACGGGAGCGCACGGACGCCGGTGACCCCCTGCTGAAGGTCCGGGGGCTCACCCGGAACGGCAGCTTCCAGGACATCGGCTTCGACGTGCGCGCCGGGGAGGTGGTGGGCCTGGCCGGGCTGGTCGGCGCGGGCCGTACGGAGGTCGTCCGGGCGCTCTTCGGCGCCGATCCGTACGACTCCGGCTCCGTCGAGGTGCTCGGCCGCCCGCTGGCCCGCCATGACGTGGTGGCCGCCATGCGGGCCGGGATCGGCCTCGTCCCCGAGGACCGTAAGGGCCAGGGCCTGGTCCTGGACGGCACCGTGCAGGAGAACCTGGGCCTGGTCACGCTGCGCGCCGCCACCCGCGCCGGGCTCGTCGACCGGGCCGCTCAGCGGAGCGCGGCGGCCGGTGTCGCCGAGCGGCTGGCCGTCCGGATGGCCGGGCTCGACCAGCGGGTGCGCACCCTCTCCGGCGGCAACCAGCAGAAGGTCGTCATCGGCAAGTGGCTGCTCGCCGACAGCAAGGTGCTGATCCTCGACGAGCCGACCCGCGGTATCGACGTGGGCGCCAAGGTCGAGATCTACCAGCTCATCAACGAACTCACCGCGTCCGGCCACGCCGTTTTGATGATCTCCAGCGATCTGCCCGAGGTGCTGGGGATGAGCGACCGGGTCCTGGTCATGGCCCAGGGCCGGATCTCGGGCGAGCTGACCGCGCGGGAAGCGACCCAGGACGCCGTGATGGCCCTGGCAGTGAAGGACGTCAAGGGCGCCGACGAAGGAGTCGGCGGCAACGAAAAGGAGGGCTCCCGTGGCCACTGA
- a CDS encoding regulator: MSSEAVTTVYQVTGMTCGHCEGAVSEEIGSLDGVTSVKAVASTGQVTVISAAPLDDETVRAAVDEAGYELTGRAA, translated from the coding sequence ATGAGCTCCGAGGCTGTCACCACCGTCTACCAGGTGACCGGTATGACCTGCGGCCACTGCGAAGGCGCCGTCTCCGAGGAGATCGGCTCCCTGGACGGCGTCACCTCCGTCAAGGCCGTGGCGTCCACCGGCCAGGTCACCGTGATCTCGGCCGCTCCGCTGGACGACGAGACCGTCCGCGCCGCCGTGGACGAGGCGGGCTACGAGCTCACCGGCCGGGCGGCCTGA
- a CDS encoding LacI family transcriptional regulator, whose translation MPAIKDVARRAGVSVATVSRVLNDHPSVRVDTRERVLAAVADLGYRPNAVARSLRTDQTRTLGLVISDVLNPFFTELARSVEDAARELDYSVIIGNADERPELQDHHVRTLMDRRIDGLLVSPTDGGSPMMLAAARAGTPMVFVDRWIEGEGLDAVPVIRTDGRGAIRDLVDHLCALGHRRLAIIAGPAATTTGRERVDAFRSALREFGLALSEDHIGQGDFQADSGRRVTARFLDLPHPPDAIFAADNLMALGAMDEIRARGLRVPDDVALAAFDDIPWFVHTDPPITAVAQPTGALGHASVRALIDLVEGRPAESVTLSARLVTRRSCGEPEGSKP comes from the coding sequence ATGCCGGCCATCAAGGACGTGGCGCGGCGTGCCGGGGTCTCCGTCGCGACGGTCTCACGGGTGCTCAATGACCACCCCTCCGTTCGCGTGGACACCCGTGAACGGGTGCTCGCCGCGGTCGCCGACCTCGGCTATCGCCCCAACGCGGTGGCCCGCTCGCTGCGCACCGATCAGACCCGGACCCTGGGGCTGGTCATCAGCGATGTGCTGAATCCCTTCTTCACCGAGCTGGCCCGCTCGGTCGAGGACGCCGCCCGCGAGCTGGACTACAGCGTGATCATCGGCAACGCCGATGAGCGGCCCGAGCTCCAGGACCACCATGTGCGCACCCTGATGGACCGCCGCATAGACGGACTGCTGGTCAGCCCCACCGACGGCGGCTCCCCGATGATGCTGGCCGCCGCCCGCGCCGGCACCCCCATGGTCTTCGTCGACCGCTGGATCGAGGGCGAGGGCCTGGACGCGGTGCCGGTGATCCGCACCGACGGGCGGGGAGCCATCCGCGATCTGGTGGACCATCTGTGCGCCCTGGGGCACCGCCGGCTCGCGATCATCGCGGGCCCGGCGGCCACCACGACCGGCCGCGAACGGGTGGACGCCTTCCGCTCCGCGCTGCGCGAGTTCGGTCTGGCGCTGTCCGAGGACCACATCGGCCAGGGGGACTTCCAGGCGGACAGCGGCCGCCGGGTGACCGCCCGCTTCCTCGATCTGCCGCACCCCCCGGACGCGATCTTCGCCGCGGACAACCTGATGGCGCTCGGCGCGATGGACGAGATCCGCGCGCGGGGCTTGCGGGTGCCGGACGATGTGGCGCTCGCCGCGTTCGACGACATCCCCTGGTTCGTCCACACCGATCCACCGATCACCGCCGTCGCCCAGCCGACCGGAGCGCTCGGCCATGCCTCCGTACGCGCGCTGATCGATCTCGTCGAGGGGCGGCCCGCCGAATCGGTGACCCTGTCCGCCCGTCTGGTCACCCGCCGCTCGTGCGGCGAGCCCGAAGGGAGCAAGCCATGA
- a CDS encoding carbonate dehydratase — MTSTAPPAGAATDTTATAGEPSQVQLAIGGMTCASCAARIEKKLNRLDGVTATVNFATEKAKVSYGAGIEVADLIATVVKTGYTAEEPRPPLPEPRTPGDPGAPEADRRGEAGPDPLRHRMLVSLALSLPVVVLAMVPSLQFDNWQWLSLTLAAPVVVWGGAPFHKAAWTGVRHGAATMDTLVSIGTLAALGWSLWALFFGHAGMPGMRHGFDLTVSRADGSSAIYLEAAAGVTTLILLGRFLEAKSKRRAGAALRALLEMGAKDVAVLRGGREERIPVGELAVADRFVVRPGEKIATDGTVVEGSSAVDVSMLTGESVPVDVVAGDTVAGATVNAAGRIVVEATRVGADTQLSRMAKLVEDAQNGKAEVQRLADRVSGIFVPIVLLIAVGTLLGWLLTTGETAAAFTAAVAVLIIACPCALGLATPTALMVGTGRGAQLGILIKGPEVLESTRRVDTVVLDKTGTVTAGQMRLRGAVTAPGVDEEELLRFAGALEHASEHPIARAIADGAAERIGDLPTPADFRSEPGLGVQGTVDGHAVLVGREKLLGAWAIELPEDLATAKAAAESEGQTAVAVAWDGKARGVLLVADAVKETSAEAVAQLRALGLTPVLLTGDNRLVAEAVAREVGIDDVIAEVLPQDKVDVVKRLQGEGRTVAMVGDGVNDAAALATADLGLAMGTGTDAAIESGDLTLVRGDLRVAADAIRLARRTLGTIKGNLFWAFGYNVAALPLAAAGLLNPMIAGAAMAFSSVFVVTNSLRLRAFTAST, encoded by the coding sequence ATGACCAGCACGGCACCCCCCGCCGGGGCCGCCACCGACACCACGGCGACGGCCGGCGAGCCCTCGCAGGTCCAGCTCGCCATCGGCGGCATGACCTGTGCGTCCTGCGCCGCGCGTATCGAGAAGAAGCTCAACCGCCTCGACGGCGTCACCGCCACGGTGAACTTCGCGACCGAGAAGGCCAAGGTGTCCTACGGCGCGGGGATCGAGGTCGCCGACCTGATCGCCACCGTCGTCAAAACCGGGTACACCGCCGAGGAACCGCGCCCCCCCCTGCCCGAGCCCCGCACCCCCGGGGACCCCGGCGCACCGGAGGCCGACCGGCGCGGCGAGGCCGGACCGGACCCGCTGCGCCACCGCATGCTCGTCTCCCTCGCCCTGTCCCTGCCCGTCGTGGTGCTGGCGATGGTGCCGTCGCTGCAGTTCGACAACTGGCAGTGGCTCTCACTCACCCTCGCCGCGCCGGTCGTCGTCTGGGGCGGCGCGCCCTTCCACAAGGCCGCCTGGACGGGCGTCCGGCACGGCGCGGCCACCATGGACACCCTGGTCTCCATCGGCACCCTCGCGGCCCTCGGCTGGTCCCTGTGGGCACTGTTCTTCGGCCACGCGGGCATGCCGGGAATGCGCCACGGCTTCGATCTCACCGTCTCCCGGGCCGACGGGTCGTCCGCGATCTATCTGGAGGCGGCCGCCGGGGTGACCACCCTCATCCTGCTGGGCCGCTTCCTGGAGGCGAAGTCCAAGCGGCGGGCGGGCGCCGCGCTGCGCGCGCTGTTGGAGATGGGCGCCAAGGACGTGGCCGTACTGCGCGGGGGACGGGAGGAGCGGATCCCCGTCGGCGAGCTGGCGGTGGCCGACCGCTTCGTGGTGCGCCCCGGCGAGAAGATCGCCACCGATGGCACGGTGGTCGAGGGCTCCTCCGCCGTGGACGTCTCGATGCTGACCGGCGAATCGGTGCCGGTGGACGTGGTGGCGGGCGACACCGTGGCGGGCGCCACCGTCAACGCGGCGGGCCGGATCGTGGTCGAGGCCACCCGCGTGGGCGCGGACACCCAGCTCTCGCGCATGGCCAAGCTGGTCGAGGACGCGCAGAACGGCAAGGCCGAGGTGCAGCGGCTCGCCGACCGGGTCTCGGGGATCTTCGTGCCGATCGTGCTGCTGATCGCCGTCGGCACCCTGCTGGGCTGGCTGCTCACCACGGGCGAGACGGCCGCCGCCTTCACCGCGGCCGTGGCCGTCCTGATCATCGCCTGCCCCTGCGCCCTGGGCCTGGCCACCCCGACCGCGCTCATGGTCGGCACCGGCCGCGGCGCCCAGCTGGGCATCCTGATCAAGGGGCCCGAGGTGCTGGAGTCGACCCGCCGGGTGGACACCGTCGTCCTGGACAAGACCGGCACGGTGACGGCCGGACAGATGCGGCTGCGCGGGGCCGTCACGGCGCCCGGCGTGGACGAGGAGGAGCTGCTGCGGTTCGCGGGCGCCCTGGAGCACGCATCGGAGCACCCGATCGCGCGCGCCATCGCGGACGGCGCGGCCGAGCGGATCGGCGACCTCCCGACGCCCGCGGACTTCCGATCCGAGCCCGGCCTCGGCGTCCAGGGCACGGTGGACGGTCACGCGGTCCTGGTCGGCCGCGAGAAGCTGCTCGGCGCATGGGCCATCGAACTGCCCGAGGACCTGGCGACCGCCAAGGCGGCGGCCGAGTCGGAGGGGCAGACGGCGGTCGCGGTGGCCTGGGACGGTAAGGCGCGCGGCGTCCTCCTGGTGGCCGACGCCGTCAAGGAGACCAGCGCCGAGGCGGTCGCCCAGTTGCGGGCGCTCGGCCTCACCCCGGTACTGCTGACCGGCGACAACAGGCTCGTCGCCGAGGCGGTGGCCCGCGAGGTCGGCATCGACGACGTCATCGCCGAGGTGCTGCCCCAGGACAAGGTGGACGTCGTGAAGCGGCTGCAGGGCGAGGGCCGTACGGTCGCCATGGTGGGCGACGGGGTCAACGACGCGGCCGCCCTCGCCACCGCCGACCTCGGGCTCGCGATGGGCACGGGCACGGACGCGGCCATCGAGTCCGGGGATCTGACACTGGTCCGGGGCGACCTGCGGGTGGCGGCGGACGCGATCCGGCTGGCGCGCCGGACGCTCGGCACCATCAAGGGCAACCTCTTCTGGGCCTTCGGCTACAACGTCGCCGCGCTGCCGCTGGCGGCGGCGGGACTGCTGAACCCTATGATCGCGGGAGCGGCCATGGCGTTCTCGTCCGTGTTCGTGGTGACGAACAGTCTGCGACTGCGGGCCTTCACAGCGTCCACATAG
- a CDS encoding type II citrate synthase has protein sequence MSDNSVVLRYGDGEYTYPVVDSTVGDKGFDIGKLRAQTGLVTLDSGYGNTAAYKSAITYLDGEQGILRYRGYPIEQLAERASFVETAFLLINGELPTVDELAAFRGEITRHTLLHEDVKRFYDGFPRDAHPMAMLSSVVSALSTFYQDSHNPFDEKQRNLSTIRLLAKLPTIAAYAYKKSVGHPFVYPRNDLGYVENFLRMTFSVPAQEYDLDPTVVSALDKLLILHADHEQNCSTSTVRLVGSSQANMFASISAGINALWGPLHGGANQSVLEMLEGIQASGGDVDTFIRKVKNKEDGVKLMGFGHRVYKNFDPRAKIIKSAAHDVLSALGKSDELLDIALKLEEHALADDYFVERKLYPNVDFYTGLIYRAMGFPTEMFTVLFALGRLPGWIAQWHEMIKEPGSRIGRPRQIYTGVVERDFVPVEER, from the coding sequence GTGAGCGACAACTCTGTAGTACTGCGGTACGGGGACGGCGAATACACCTACCCGGTGGTCGACAGCACTGTCGGCGACAAGGGCTTCGATATCGGCAAGCTGCGTGCCCAGACCGGTCTGGTGACCCTGGATTCCGGTTACGGCAACACCGCCGCGTACAAATCCGCGATCACCTATCTGGACGGTGAGCAGGGCATCCTGCGATACCGCGGCTACCCGATCGAGCAGCTGGCGGAGCGCGCCTCCTTCGTGGAGACCGCCTTCCTGCTGATCAACGGGGAGCTGCCGACCGTCGATGAACTGGCGGCCTTCCGTGGGGAGATCACCCGCCACACGCTCCTGCATGAAGACGTCAAGCGGTTCTACGACGGTTTCCCGCGGGACGCCCACCCGATGGCGATGCTGTCCTCCGTGGTCAGCGCGCTGTCGACCTTCTACCAGGACAGCCACAACCCCTTCGACGAGAAGCAGCGCAACCTCTCGACGATCCGGTTGCTGGCCAAGCTGCCGACCATTGCCGCGTATGCGTACAAGAAGTCGGTCGGTCACCCCTTTGTGTACCCGCGCAATGACCTGGGCTACGTCGAGAACTTCCTCCGGATGACCTTCTCGGTCCCCGCGCAGGAGTACGACCTCGACCCGACCGTGGTCTCCGCGCTCGACAAGCTGCTGATTCTGCACGCCGACCACGAGCAGAACTGTTCGACCTCCACGGTCCGGCTGGTCGGCTCCTCGCAGGCCAATATGTTCGCCTCCATCTCGGCGGGCATCAACGCGCTGTGGGGCCCCCTGCACGGCGGCGCCAACCAGTCCGTGCTGGAGATGCTCGAGGGCATCCAGGCTTCGGGCGGCGACGTCGACACCTTCATCCGCAAGGTGAAGAACAAGGAAGACGGCGTGAAGCTCATGGGCTTCGGGCACCGCGTCTACAAGAACTTCGACCCCCGGGCGAAGATCATCAAGTCGGCGGCGCACGATGTCCTCTCCGCGCTCGGCAAGTCCGACGAGCTGCTCGACATCGCGCTCAAGCTGGAGGAGCACGCCCTCGCGGACGACTACTTCGTCGAGCGCAAGCTCTACCCGAACGTGGACTTCTACACCGGTCTGATCTACCGGGCGATGGGCTTCCCGACCGAGATGTTCACCGTGCTGTTCGCGCTCGGCCGGCTGCCGGGCTGGATCGCCCAGTGGCACGAGATGATCAAGGAGCCGGGTTCCCGCATCGGCCGCCCGCGCCAGATCTACACGGGCGTCGTCGAGCGCGACTTCGTCCCGGTCGAGGAGCGCTGA